In Phreatobacter aquaticus, a single genomic region encodes these proteins:
- a CDS encoding tripartite tricarboxylate transporter permease, giving the protein MDMFANLALGFGVALTIKNLGLCFLGCMIGTLIGVLPGVGPIATIAMLLPITFGLDPVGALIMLAGIYYGAQYGGSTTAILVNIPGEATSVVTVLDGHQMARNGRAGAALGISAIGSFFAGSVATLIIAALAVPLTRVALLFGPAEYFSLMVMGLIFAVVLARGSVVKAIAMVLCGLMLSTVGQDLETGADRMTFRWAELSDGLDFAAIAMGMFGFAEILRNLENPETRDVLRNRIGSLLPNLAELKQSITPVLRGTFIGSALGILPGNGAVLGPFASYTIEKKIAKDPSRFGKGAIEGVAGPESANNAGAQTSFIPLLTLGIPPNAVMALMVGAMTIHGIVPGPQVMEKRPDLFWGMIASMWIGNLMLLIINLPMIGIWVKLLKVPYRMLFPSILMFCCIGIYSINNNPFDVMMTAFFGVVGYALLKMGFEVAPLLLGFVLGKLMEEYLRRSILMSRGDWSVFVDIQNRPISAVLIGIAVVMIIVSFLPSINKKRDAVFTE; this is encoded by the coding sequence ATGGACATGTTTGCCAATCTCGCGCTTGGGTTCGGCGTCGCCTTGACGATCAAGAACCTTGGCCTCTGTTTCCTGGGCTGCATGATCGGCACGCTCATCGGCGTGCTGCCGGGCGTCGGTCCCATCGCGACGATCGCGATGCTGCTTCCGATCACCTTCGGCCTCGATCCCGTCGGCGCGCTGATCATGCTCGCCGGCATCTATTACGGCGCTCAGTATGGCGGTTCGACCACCGCCATCCTCGTCAACATTCCCGGTGAGGCGACCTCCGTCGTCACGGTGCTCGACGGTCATCAGATGGCGCGCAACGGCCGCGCCGGTGCTGCTCTCGGCATTTCCGCGATCGGGTCCTTCTTCGCCGGCTCGGTCGCCACCCTGATCATCGCCGCGCTCGCCGTGCCGCTGACCCGCGTGGCGCTGCTGTTCGGTCCGGCTGAATATTTCTCGCTCATGGTCATGGGCCTGATCTTCGCAGTCGTTCTGGCGCGCGGCTCGGTGGTCAAGGCGATCGCCATGGTGCTCTGTGGCCTCATGCTCTCGACCGTCGGTCAGGATCTGGAGACCGGCGCGGACCGCATGACCTTCCGCTGGGCGGAGCTTTCGGACGGCCTCGACTTCGCGGCCATTGCCATGGGCATGTTCGGTTTTGCGGAGATTCTTCGCAACCTCGAGAACCCTGAGACACGCGATGTCCTGCGCAACCGCATCGGCAGCCTGCTGCCGAACCTGGCGGAGCTGAAGCAGTCCATCACGCCGGTGCTGCGCGGGACCTTCATCGGTTCGGCTCTGGGCATCCTGCCGGGCAACGGCGCCGTGCTCGGCCCGTTCGCCAGCTATACGATCGAGAAGAAGATCGCCAAGGACCCTTCGCGGTTCGGCAAGGGCGCGATCGAGGGTGTCGCCGGACCGGAAAGCGCCAACAATGCCGGCGCCCAGACCTCCTTCATCCCGCTCCTGACCCTCGGCATCCCGCCCAATGCGGTCATGGCCCTGATGGTCGGCGCCATGACCATCCACGGCATCGTGCCGGGTCCGCAGGTCATGGAGAAGCGGCCCGATCTCTTCTGGGGCATGATCGCCTCGATGTGGATCGGCAACCTGATGCTCCTGATCATCAACCTTCCGATGATCGGCATCTGGGTGAAGCTCCTCAAGGTGCCTTACCGCATGCTGTTCCCGTCGATCCTGATGTTCTGCTGCATCGGCATCTATTCGATCAACAACAACCCGTTCGACGTGATGATGACCGCCTTCTTTGGCGTGGTCGGCTACGCCCTGCTCAAGATGGGCTTCGAGGTCGCGCCGCTGCTGCTCGGCTTCGTGCTGGGCAAGCTGATGGAGGAATATCTCCGCCGGTCGATCCTCATGTCGCGCGGCGACTGGTCGGTCTTCGTCGATATCCAGAACCGGCCGATCTCGGCCGTGCTGATCGGCATCGCCGTGGTCATGATCATCGTGTCCTTCCTGCCGTCGATCAACAAGAAGCGCGACGCGGTCTTCACCGAGTGA
- a CDS encoding YHS domain-containing (seleno)protein, protein MERHPQRCAIAEVIVMFHEYLRRPSRRVLIGTICAGLTGLTRPAEAAPEIHTGLLSSTAAGGYDVVAYFTEARPVVGSASFQHAWKGANWRFASSAARDAFAADPERYAPAYGGHCAWAASQGYRASGSPHAWRIVEGRLFFNYDARVHRLWEGNIAGFVESADRNWPGIVRQ, encoded by the coding sequence ATGGAACGGCACCCGCAGCGGTGCGCCATTGCCGAGGTCATCGTCATGTTTCACGAATATCTGCGCCGGCCGTCTCGCCGGGTTCTGATTGGCACCATCTGCGCAGGCCTCACGGGCCTCACCAGACCGGCTGAGGCCGCTCCGGAGATCCATACCGGCCTCCTGTCCTCCACCGCGGCCGGCGGCTACGACGTGGTGGCCTATTTCACCGAAGCGCGGCCGGTGGTCGGATCGGCCTCGTTCCAGCATGCCTGGAAGGGAGCCAACTGGCGCTTTGCATCGTCTGCCGCGCGCGATGCCTTTGCCGCCGATCCGGAGCGTTACGCACCGGCCTATGGCGGTCACTGCGCCTGGGCCGCATCGCAAGGCTACCGGGCGTCCGGCAGCCCGCATGCCTGGCGCATCGTCGAGGGACGGTTGTTCTTCAACTATGACGCGCGTGTCCACCGCCTGTGGGAAGGCAATATTGCGGGATTCGTCGAGTCAGCCGACCGCAATTGGCCTGGCATTGTGAGGCAATGA
- a CDS encoding DUF2853 family protein, translating into MSDWLADVKKYAPKADEAAVTGIIKYLGIALRNRDSSLVSFSDPEEVGRVKKNFAMKKLGLTDEKAIDAALVKIGETLKADRTKNRVTVYYLLAENFKKLDMFVKK; encoded by the coding sequence ATGAGCGACTGGCTTGCAGATGTGAAGAAATACGCACCGAAGGCCGATGAAGCCGCGGTGACGGGCATCATCAAATATCTCGGCATTGCCTTGCGTAACCGCGATTCATCGCTGGTGTCCTTCTCCGATCCGGAAGAGGTCGGCCGCGTGAAGAAGAATTTTGCGATGAAGAAGCTTGGACTGACCGACGAGAAGGCGATCGACGCCGCTCTGGTCAAGATCGGCGAGACCCTGAAGGCCGATCGCACCAAGAACCGCGTCACCGTCTATTACCTGCTTGCCGAGAACTTCAAGAAGCTCGACATGTTCGTCAAGAAGTGA
- a CDS encoding thymidylate synthase — MRQYHDLMDHVLRHGARKDDRTGTGTRSVFGHQMRFDLSEGFPMVTTKKLHLKSIIHELLWFLKGDTNIAYLKANGVSIWDEWADASGDLGPVYGKQWRSWAAPDGRTIDQIANLLAMLKTNPDSRRLIVSAWNPADVEAMALPPCHCLFQFYVADGRLSCQLYQRSADIFLGVPFNIASYALLTLMLAQVTGLKPGDFVHTLGDAHLYTNHVEQAELQLSRPLRPLPVMTLNPAVTDLFSFTYDDFTLTGYEPHPAIKAPVAV, encoded by the coding sequence GTGCGCCAGTATCACGACCTCATGGACCATGTGCTGCGTCACGGCGCCCGCAAGGACGACCGCACCGGCACCGGCACGCGCTCGGTCTTCGGCCACCAGATGCGCTTCGACCTGTCGGAAGGCTTCCCGATGGTCACCACCAAGAAGCTGCATCTGAAGTCGATCATCCACGAATTGCTGTGGTTCCTGAAGGGCGACACCAACATCGCCTATCTCAAGGCCAACGGCGTTTCGATCTGGGATGAGTGGGCCGATGCTTCAGGCGATCTCGGTCCTGTCTACGGCAAGCAATGGCGCTCCTGGGCTGCCCCCGATGGCCGCACCATCGACCAGATCGCCAATCTCCTGGCCATGCTGAAGACGAACCCGGATTCCCGCCGCCTCATCGTCTCGGCCTGGAACCCGGCCGATGTAGAGGCGATGGCCCTGCCGCCCTGCCACTGCCTGTTCCAGTTCTACGTGGCCGATGGCCGGCTGTCCTGCCAGCTCTACCAGCGCTCCGCCGACATCTTCCTCGGCGTGCCGTTCAACATTGCTAGCTATGCCCTGCTGACGCTGATGCTGGCGCAGGTGACAGGGCTGAAGCCCGGCGACTTCGTCCACACGCTCGGCGACGCCCACCTCTACACCAACCATGTCGAGCAAGCCGAATTGCAGCTCTCGCGTCCTTTGCGGCCCTTGCCGGTGATGACGCTCAATCCCGCGGTCACCGATCTGTTCAGCTTCACCTATGACGACTTCACGCTGACCGGCTACGAGCCCCATCCCGCAATCAAGGCGCCGGTGGCGGTGTGA
- a CDS encoding pyrophosphohydrolase domain-containing protein yields MTGGLGTLQLRLERISRQYEAEFGIEPGNDWIMFKLQEELGELTQAYLAITQRSRHRLEGAEGHEALARELADVLGFTLVLAQRMGIDAEAAVKAKWLKYEATP; encoded by the coding sequence GTGACCGGGGGGCTCGGAACGCTGCAGCTCCGCCTTGAACGGATCAGCCGGCAATATGAGGCCGAATTCGGCATCGAGCCCGGCAACGACTGGATCATGTTCAAGCTCCAGGAAGAGCTGGGCGAACTGACCCAGGCTTATCTTGCGATCACGCAGCGGTCCCGCCACCGGCTCGAGGGCGCGGAAGGCCATGAGGCGCTGGCGCGGGAACTCGCGGACGTGTTGGGCTTCACCCTCGTGTTGGCGCAGCGTATGGGGATCGATGCCGAAGCGGCCGTGAAGGCCAAGTGGCTCAAGTACGAGGCCACCCCATGA
- a CDS encoding dihydrofolate reductase, producing MTPIMLIVAIGANNAMGRDNRLLWRLKSDMAQFRAATAGKPLVMGRKTFESFGRPLPKRLNIAISRQSKLSLAGAIVTDTLGKALAIAHAEALRTGAGEIAVLGGADVYAQTLPLADRLLITHVDDAPEADTFFPAIDPAIWSGRELSAHPAGPDDDHAFRVVEYRRRG from the coding sequence ATGACCCCCATCATGCTCATCGTGGCGATCGGCGCCAACAACGCCATGGGCCGCGACAACCGCCTGCTCTGGCGGCTGAAATCCGACATGGCCCAGTTCCGGGCGGCAACCGCCGGCAAGCCCCTGGTCATGGGCCGCAAGACCTTCGAGAGTTTCGGGCGGCCGCTGCCCAAGCGGCTGAATATTGCCATATCCCGGCAGTCAAAGCTGTCACTCGCCGGGGCCATCGTCACGGATACCCTCGGCAAGGCGCTGGCCATCGCCCATGCCGAGGCGCTGCGTACCGGCGCCGGTGAGATCGCGGTCCTCGGCGGAGCCGACGTCTATGCCCAGACGTTGCCGCTGGCTGACCGCCTGCTCATCACCCATGTCGACGATGCGCCTGAGGCCGACACGTTCTTTCCGGCCATTGACCCGGCAATCTGGTCTGGACGGGAGCTCTCGGCGCATCCCGCAGGCCCCGACGACGACCATGCTTTCCGGGTTGTCGAGTACCGCCGTCGCGGCTGA
- the hflK gene encoding FtsH protease activity modulator HflK, which translates to MPWNNQGGGGPWGGGGGGGGPKGPWGQGPQGGGGGGGGQPPDLEDLIRKSQERLKGLLPGGGGNIGAKGIALIAVLGMLIYAFTGFYTVSQNEVGVNTVFGRHIGNAAPGLNWNPPAPFGAVYRVAVTDVRRSEIGYRSGGGPRGGNREVLEESLMLTGDENIVDIDLEIQWDVNAAQVANFIFQLQNPEGTVKSVGESALREVIGRRNIQPILTTDQSQIAAEVRQLMQKTLDDYRSGVNIRVVQLVSALPPAQVRGSFLDVNAAQQDQNRVQNEARTYANQVVPEARGRASQIMQEAEAYRERVVAEANGQASRFRQVYEEYRRAPEVTRERMFLETMERIFAGTDKIIIDQPAGGQGVQPFLPLDQINRRPAAPATPGTQR; encoded by the coding sequence ATGCCGTGGAACAATCAAGGCGGCGGCGGCCCTTGGGGCGGCGGCGGTGGCGGCGGCGGGCCCAAGGGTCCCTGGGGCCAGGGCCCTCAGGGCGGCGGTGGCGGCGGCGGTGGCCAGCCCCCCGACCTCGAGGACCTGATCCGCAAGAGCCAGGAGCGCCTGAAGGGTCTGCTTCCGGGCGGTGGCGGCAATATCGGCGCCAAGGGCATCGCGCTCATCGCCGTGCTCGGCATGTTGATCTACGCCTTTACCGGCTTCTACACCGTCAGCCAGAACGAGGTTGGCGTGAACACGGTGTTTGGCCGGCATATCGGCAATGCCGCTCCGGGCCTGAACTGGAATCCGCCGGCGCCGTTCGGCGCGGTCTATCGCGTGGCTGTTACCGACGTCCGCCGTTCCGAGATCGGCTATCGCTCTGGTGGCGGCCCGCGGGGTGGCAATCGCGAGGTTCTCGAAGAGAGCCTCATGCTGACCGGCGACGAGAACATCGTCGACATCGACCTTGAAATTCAGTGGGACGTGAATGCCGCCCAGGTGGCGAATTTCATCTTCCAGCTGCAGAACCCTGAAGGCACGGTGAAGTCCGTCGGCGAGAGCGCACTGCGCGAGGTCATCGGCCGGCGCAACATCCAGCCGATCCTGACCACCGACCAGTCGCAGATTGCTGCCGAAGTGCGCCAGCTCATGCAGAAGACGCTGGATGACTACCGTTCCGGCGTGAACATCCGCGTCGTGCAGCTTGTGTCGGCCCTGCCGCCGGCCCAGGTCCGTGGCTCGTTCCTGGACGTCAACGCGGCCCAGCAGGACCAGAACCGCGTGCAGAACGAAGCCCGCACCTACGCCAATCAGGTCGTGCCGGAAGCGCGCGGCCGCGCCTCGCAGATCATGCAGGAGGCCGAGGCCTATCGCGAACGCGTGGTTGCCGAGGCCAACGGCCAGGCGAGCCGTTTCCGCCAGGTCTATGAGGAATATCGCCGCGCACCCGAAGTGACGCGCGAACGCATGTTCCTGGAGACCATGGAACGCATCTTCGCCGGCACCGACAAGATCATCATCGATCAGCCGGCCGGCGGACAGGGCGTGCAGCCCTTCCTGCCGCTCGACCAGATCAACCGCCGTCCGGCGGCACCCGCAACCCCGGGGACCCAGCGATGA
- the hflC gene encoding protease modulator HflC: MNSSVKLVAGIVAAAVIFALANSFFVVQQTQHAIVLRFGQIVREPISEPGLYFKAPFIDNVVALDKRTLDLDLPVQAVLSVDRQNLDVDGFARYRITQPLRFFQTVRTIPNANTRLASFVNASMRNVIAGQTLSALIRTDRANLMNRIQEDVNREAGTLGVEIVDLRLTRVDLPQVNQEAVFNRMQTERRQEAADLRATGNQAAVTIRARADREVVGILAEANRKAEEIRGAGDADRNKIFAEAYGRDQDFFTFYRTMQAYENSMKQGDTRMVISPNSEFFRFFGDPTGRRNGSPAQTLPTPPASR; the protein is encoded by the coding sequence ATGAACAGTTCCGTGAAACTCGTTGCCGGCATCGTCGCGGCGGCCGTCATCTTCGCGCTGGCCAATTCGTTCTTCGTGGTCCAGCAGACCCAGCATGCCATCGTCCTGCGCTTCGGCCAGATCGTCCGCGAGCCGATCAGCGAGCCGGGTCTCTACTTCAAGGCGCCGTTCATCGACAACGTGGTGGCGCTCGACAAGCGTACGCTCGACCTCGACCTGCCGGTCCAGGCCGTGCTCTCCGTCGATCGGCAGAATCTCGATGTCGACGGCTTCGCCCGCTATCGCATCACCCAGCCGCTGCGCTTCTTCCAGACGGTGCGCACCATCCCCAATGCCAACACGCGGCTTGCGAGCTTCGTGAACGCGTCGATGCGCAACGTCATCGCTGGCCAGACCCTGTCGGCGCTGATCCGCACCGACCGTGCCAACCTGATGAACCGCATCCAGGAAGACGTGAACCGCGAGGCCGGCACGCTCGGCGTCGAGATCGTCGATCTCAGGCTCACCCGGGTCGACCTTCCCCAGGTCAACCAGGAGGCGGTGTTCAACCGCATGCAGACGGAACGTCGCCAAGAGGCGGCCGATCTGCGCGCAACCGGTAACCAGGCGGCGGTCACCATCCGCGCGCGTGCCGATCGCGAAGTGGTCGGCATTCTCGCCGAGGCCAACCGCAAGGCCGAGGAAATCCGGGGTGCCGGCGACGCAGACCGGAACAAGATCTTTGCCGAGGCCTATGGCCGCGACCAGGACTTCTTCACCTTCTACCGGACCATGCAGGCCTACGAGAACAGCATGAAGCAGGGCGACACACGCATGGTCATCTCGCCGAATTCGGAGTTCTTCCGGTTCTTTGGCGATCCCACCGGCCGCCGCAACGGTTCGCCGGCGCAGACCCTGCCGACACCGCCAGCCTCGCGCTGA
- a CDS encoding DUF2065 domain-containing protein: MTEFLTALGLVLVIEGLILAAFPARVREALEVMRITPDQQLRIVGLVSAVAGLAVIWWMRG; the protein is encoded by the coding sequence ATGACAGAATTCCTCACGGCCCTCGGTCTCGTTCTTGTCATCGAGGGGCTGATTCTTGCGGCGTTCCCCGCGCGCGTCCGCGAAGCGCTGGAGGTGATGAGGATCACACCGGACCAGCAATTGCGCATCGTGGGTCTTGTTTCCGCGGTAGCCGGACTTGCGGTGATCTGGTGGATGCGCGGCTGA
- a CDS encoding succinate dehydrogenase iron-sulfur subunit, with protein MAQFTLPKNSKITEGKVWPKPSSGNRLTEFKIYRWNPDDGANPHIDTYYVDRDDCGPMVLDGLIYIKNKIDPTLTFRRSCREGICGSCAMNIDGTNTLACTKGMDEVKAGSVKIYPLPHMPVVKDLVPDLTRFYTQHASIEPWLKTTTAQPEKEWRQSHEDREKLDGLYECILCACCSTSCPSYWWNGDRYLGPAILLQAYRWLIDSRDEATGERLDNLEDPFRLYRCHTIMNCSKACPKGLNPAKAIAEIKKMMVARQV; from the coding sequence ATGGCCCAGTTCACGCTTCCGAAGAATTCCAAGATCACCGAGGGCAAGGTCTGGCCGAAGCCGTCCAGCGGCAATCGGCTGACCGAGTTCAAGATTTATCGCTGGAATCCGGATGACGGCGCCAACCCGCATATCGACACCTATTACGTCGACCGCGACGATTGCGGGCCGATGGTGCTCGACGGCCTCATCTACATCAAGAACAAGATCGACCCGACGCTGACGTTCCGCCGCTCCTGCCGCGAAGGTATCTGCGGCTCCTGCGCGATGAACATCGACGGCACCAACACGCTGGCCTGCACCAAGGGCATGGACGAGGTGAAGGCCGGCTCGGTGAAGATCTATCCGCTGCCGCATATGCCGGTGGTGAAGGATCTGGTCCCCGATCTCACCCGCTTCTACACCCAACATGCGTCCATCGAGCCCTGGCTGAAGACGACGACTGCCCAGCCCGAGAAGGAATGGCGCCAGAGCCACGAGGACCGCGAGAAGCTCGACGGTCTCTACGAGTGCATCCTGTGCGCCTGCTGCTCGACCTCGTGCCCGAGCTATTGGTGGAACGGCGACCGCTATCTCGGTCCGGCCATCCTGCTGCAGGCCTATCGCTGGCTGATCGACAGCCGCGACGAGGCCACCGGCGAGCGCCTCGACAATCTCGAGGACCCTTTCCGGCTCTATCGCTGCCACACGATCATGAACTGCTCGAAGGCGTGCCCGAAGGGTCTGAACCCCGCCAAGGCGATCGCCGAGATCAAGAAAATGATGGTCGCCCGTCAGGTCTGA
- the creD gene encoding cell envelope integrity protein CreD, which translates to MADRSSIFRSPLFKLAIIGVLTLLMVVPLVLLSGLRGERSQRAAEVVAEVAGSWASEQTLVGPILLLPYVARGGDQNDMRTVRRVMVVLPETLKQDGEITTEGRRRGIFEIPVWRGQIAIEARFGAVDLQRIDPAAVAPVWEEAAVVFNVSDPRGLEREVSVRIGDQAAVLEPGGGPFAFQAPTLFAPVTGLDGSQPFNVSARFDLKGSRAFGLSPIGRTSTIALRSNWAHPSFFGTFLPTARDVSEAGFTASWSVPHYARPVPQTFVADATMFQRLVQARSGVRFFQPVDVYHLVERALKYGILVIGAAFIVVFLMEITAKRPFHPVQYLLVGVALAVFYLLLLSFAEHIGFAAAYALATAAIVGLVALYVGLAFGRLREGLMVGAELLVAYGLLYTVLRSEDYALLTGSVVVFVALAAVMLITVKTDWSALSSPPRPQKPAAEPSTMG; encoded by the coding sequence ATGGCCGATAGAAGCTCCATCTTTCGCTCGCCGCTGTTCAAGCTCGCCATCATCGGCGTGCTGACGCTTCTCATGGTGGTCCCCCTGGTGCTTCTGTCCGGCTTGCGGGGGGAACGCTCTCAGCGCGCCGCCGAAGTCGTTGCGGAAGTCGCCGGGTCCTGGGCCAGCGAACAGACGCTGGTCGGCCCGATCCTGCTCTTGCCTTACGTTGCGCGCGGCGGCGACCAGAACGACATGCGCACCGTCAGGCGCGTCATGGTCGTTCTGCCGGAGACGCTCAAACAGGATGGTGAGATCACGACGGAAGGCCGCCGGCGCGGCATCTTTGAAATCCCGGTCTGGCGCGGGCAGATCGCGATCGAGGCGCGGTTTGGCGCGGTCGACCTTCAGCGCATCGATCCCGCGGCGGTCGCGCCCGTCTGGGAGGAAGCGGCTGTCGTCTTCAACGTCTCCGATCCTCGCGGCCTGGAGCGCGAAGTCAGTGTCCGAATCGGCGACCAGGCGGCAGTGCTCGAGCCCGGCGGTGGTCCTTTCGCCTTTCAGGCGCCGACCCTCTTCGCCCCCGTGACCGGCCTTGACGGCTCACAGCCGTTCAATGTGTCCGCCCGCTTCGATCTCAAGGGTTCGCGCGCCTTCGGCCTGTCGCCGATCGGCCGGACGTCGACGATTGCGCTTCGCTCCAACTGGGCGCATCCGAGCTTCTTCGGCACCTTCCTGCCGACTGCCCGGGACGTGAGTGAGGCCGGCTTCACCGCAAGCTGGTCTGTGCCGCATTACGCGAGGCCCGTGCCGCAGACCTTTGTCGCGGATGCCACCATGTTCCAGCGGCTCGTCCAGGCCCGGTCCGGCGTGCGCTTCTTCCAGCCGGTTGACGTCTATCACCTGGTCGAACGGGCGCTGAAATACGGCATCCTGGTCATCGGTGCGGCCTTCATCGTGGTGTTTCTCATGGAGATCACGGCCAAGCGGCCGTTTCATCCGGTCCAGTACCTGCTCGTCGGCGTGGCGTTGGCGGTCTTCTATCTGCTGCTTCTGTCCTTCGCCGAGCATATCGGTTTCGCGGCCGCCTATGCGTTGGCAACGGCGGCGATTGTCGGTCTTGTCGCGCTCTATGTCGGCCTCGCCTTTGGGCGCTTGCGCGAGGGACTGATGGTCGGTGCCGAACTGCTGGTCGCCTATGGACTGCTCTACACAGTGCTGCGCTCGGAGGATTACGCGCTGCTCACCGGCTCGGTCGTCGTCTTTGTTGCGCTCGCGGCTGTGATGCTGATCACGGTCAAGACCGACTGGTCGGCACTGTCCAGCCCGCCGAGGCCGCAGAAACCGGCTGCGGAGCCCTCAACGATGGGTTAA
- a CDS encoding AprI/Inh family metalloprotease inhibitor yields MTRLAAVLLATVALAGCTSSRFDGFSTASVPPTGSDRMDGSFGRGQPDMPPPQRRPGAADQDVIPGGEPGPAGSVTTEDIPPPPTSGGRSDLGPPAIDPALRPSEPNAQPRIMQEEPPRVGSGGPPTPPPVVSALPRQETARAAPTATAIAGTWTVTDAGDRCRITLTSSPLFEFYRANPQNCRAPSLARINAWEQRGNEVVLLQPGGRVAARLFPEGGGYSGQTSSGASVTMQR; encoded by the coding sequence ATGACGCGCCTCGCCGCTGTGTTGCTTGCTACCGTCGCCCTGGCGGGTTGCACGTCCTCGCGTTTCGACGGCTTCTCGACCGCATCGGTGCCCCCCACGGGCTCCGACCGGATGGATGGTTCGTTCGGCCGTGGCCAGCCTGATATGCCGCCGCCGCAGCGCCGGCCGGGCGCCGCCGATCAGGACGTCATCCCGGGTGGCGAGCCCGGTCCTGCCGGTTCGGTGACCACCGAAGACATTCCGCCGCCGCCGACGTCTGGCGGGCGTTCCGATCTCGGCCCGCCCGCGATCGACCCGGCCTTGCGGCCGAGCGAGCCGAATGCCCAGCCACGTATCATGCAGGAAGAGCCGCCGCGCGTCGGCAGTGGTGGCCCGCCGACGCCCCCGCCGGTTGTCTCCGCCCTGCCGCGCCAGGAAACGGCGCGCGCCGCGCCTACGGCGACGGCCATCGCCGGCACATGGACCGTCACCGATGCCGGCGACCGCTGCCGCATCACGCTGACGTCTTCGCCGCTGTTTGAATTCTATCGCGCCAATCCGCAGAACTGCCGTGCACCGTCCCTGGCCCGGATCAATGCCTGGGAGCAGCGCGGCAACGAGGTTGTGCTGCTACAGCCGGGAGGCCGTGTGGCAGCTCGCCTGTTTCCTGAGGGCGGCGGCTATTCCGGCCAGACCAGCAGCGGCGCGTCCGTCACCATGCAGCGCTGA
- a CDS encoding GNAT family N-acetyltransferase, translating into MMDDFTTPGVIRKLLPWETAAFRNHLLRLDPQARHCRFAAGVSDQTIITYAEKALGPDALVHGFFVEGALRGAAELRLLPETGSGEVAVTVEDDWRLTGIGTALFRRLLLTARNRGVENLVMSCLPANRAMQRLAARFEGKISYASGDVFADVTTPPASPLSLWREAWTDGSSLAAALFDTQVRLLRKQARLSRQFVAGTRT; encoded by the coding sequence ATGATGGACGATTTCACGACCCCCGGCGTGATCCGCAAGCTGCTGCCATGGGAAACCGCGGCATTTCGCAACCATCTGTTGCGGCTCGATCCCCAGGCGCGGCATTGCCGCTTCGCCGCCGGCGTTTCCGACCAGACAATCATCACCTATGCCGAGAAGGCGCTTGGGCCGGATGCTCTGGTCCATGGCTTCTTCGTCGAGGGCGCGCTGCGTGGCGCTGCTGAGCTTCGGCTGCTGCCCGAGACAGGCTCGGGCGAGGTTGCCGTGACAGTCGAGGACGATTGGCGCCTGACCGGCATCGGAACAGCACTGTTCCGCCGTCTGTTGCTCACAGCCCGCAATCGCGGCGTCGAGAACCTGGTCATGTCCTGCCTGCCGGCGAACCGCGCGATGCAGCGGCTGGCCGCACGTTTCGAGGGCAAGATCAGCTATGCCTCGGGGGACGTGTTCGCCGATGTCACGACCCCGCCGGCAAGCCCGCTGTCGTTGTGGCGCGAGGCCTGGACCGATGGGTCCTCGCTTGCGGCAGCCCTGTTCGACACGCAGGTGAGGTTGCTCCGCAAGCAGGCCCGCCTCTCCCGCCAGTTCGTTGCGGGCACGCGCACCTGA
- the rpmE gene encoding 50S ribosomal protein L31: protein MKTGIHPDYHTIKIVMTDGTEYMTRSTYGKEGDVMQLDIDPTSHPAWTGGSAQLMDRGGRLSRFSAKFGSIGAIKK, encoded by the coding sequence ATGAAGACCGGCATCCATCCCGACTACCACACCATCAAGATCGTGATGACCGATGGTACCGAGTACATGACCCGCTCGACCTACGGCAAGGAAGGCGACGTGATGCAGCTCGACATCGATCCGACGTCGCATCCGGCCTGGACCGGCGGCTCGGCCCAGCTGATGGACCGCGGTGGCCGCCTGTCGCGCTTCAGCGCCAAGTTCGGCTCGATCGGCGCGATCAAGAAGTAA